The Prevotella sp. E2-28 genome includes the window ATAATAAACTGTCAAACTTGAGCCTTACACTCATTCATTCTGCATTTCTCTATCTCTAGATTCAAAGTCCTTGCCGTTCTGAAGAAACCATTCAGAATGACTCTCAGGTATTCTTCCACTTCAGGAACCTGTGGCACCAACAGAAAATGTTTCTTGATATGCAATGCTACTTCATCAGAATCCGTAAAGGTATAGAAGACAGAAAGAGAATCGTTCATATTAACCTCATTCACCACTTGACGAACCCTTGCGAACTCGTCTATGTCGAACTTTGAGAAACTATGGCACCAAGGCCAAATCAGATTCACGAACTTACAGTCATCTGTAGCCTCCATCAGGAAATCTATGCCCTGATACTCAAAATAAATTCTACCTTCTTCTGTAAATTGAGGTTTACTCCCAATATTCTCAATGATTCTTAAAGCCAATTGCTTTGTACTTGTCGTCTCTTCCATATAGGTTACATTTTCTTCGTTGTTCTTTTGTTCTAACTCAATATTAGAATCATATGCATCGCCATCGTTCCAAAGATAGTTGCGAAAGATGTAGTATATCACAACAACTGCCAATATTACTAATATACGCCAAATCATATCAAACATTTATTTCCATGATGTTTTCTTCCATTGATAATTATGACTATTAGAGTCACCATATTGCTCTTTACGCACCTGATTCTTCACCCATTGCAGGTCACTCTTCGTAGAAACATTGAATATTCCTGCAATCTTCTGCTTATCCTTACCCGCTTTATAGCGCTCACGAAGTTCTTTGCGGATAAGAGCAACGTTACCGCTTTTCTTATCCTTGAACTCCTCTATCAACTCATCAATTGGTAAATTTCTGATGCGCTCCTCTCGTTTACCAACCTTGTCCGCAAACAGTACTTTAAAAGCAGTCAGCTTCAGCGAATGCTTTTCATCCAGCAATCTACTGCGATAGATACTCACTAATTCTGCCCTCGTCAGGTTTGGCAAAATCGACAGGCATTCCCTTAACACATTCTCATCCCACTTAGTGAAATGGAATTTCTTCACTTGCTGAATAATGTACTCGTAATCTGTCATATGTTCACTACAAAATTAAGTTCGTTTGCAAAATTAGACTATTCTAACTCATCAGCCAAACTATTTCGCTCCACAAGGCTTGTGATAATGTGATTTTTTTACTACCTTTGCAGACCGATTATGATTACACCTGCAGATTTCATAGAAGATGAAATATATGGTCAGCGCTTACTTATAAGTGTAAACGCTGACCAAACCGAGAACTTCATAGCAATATCCGCGCAGCCCGTGCCATCCTTCACTCTTTTTCAGATATCACTATCATTATCAATTCTCATACACTTTCTTTTGGCCATAAGAATCCAGAGTATACCATTGACGGAGAGTTAGGCGACAGAAAAGGTATTCTAGGAGAGAGGGGGATTACGGCAGGTTTTAAGGCTGCAAAGAAACAGGGCTGTAAAATTGTTGTCATTGATCTTGACGAACATATTTTGCAAGTGCGTTCCTTCGAACTATCAAAATACATTTCCAGAAGGAAAGCTGATTTTGTGAATGGCATGATTGCCGAATGCTTTGTGGTATACAATGGTGAAGCCGTTGTGGTGAATGCAAGTATACAGACACGTCAAGAGATTATGTCAACCATTGAACAGCTCAATCCAGGGGCACCGTCCCATTAAAAACAAAAGCCGCAGGTACTCGACCAACGGCTTTGTTATATTAGAACGGTTGCGGAGCTTGATAAAATCGCGCCTATATGCAACTCTCATTCACGCTGCAAAGATAGGAAGTTTTTTTGTAACTTCCAAATATTTGAGTCACTTTTTTATTCCCAGACTACCAAGTCGCGAGGCAGAGTGATTTTCTTGGCTTCGCCACGCTCACCTGTTACGAAATAATTCTTTGCAAGATGTTCATCAAATTTATTAATGAATGCAGCACGGATTCGAGCACACTTTTCATTGATAGAGTTCAAGCATGGGTTCGTCACATCTTCAATGCTCTGCAAAGAACGATTATTCAATCCAAGCGGCCTTAGGTCTTTATAAATATCGATTAGTTCTTCTCTATAATCAGGTAAACACTTAAACACTATTCCTTCAGGGTGTCTTAGGAACAAGAGAAATACGGCTTTCACGAGTGGTTCCATCTTTATCACCATATTATTATAGTCAGGCAAGATAATATCGTGTTTCTTTGTGATGACTAGCTTGCTCAGCTTTTTGTCTTGATGAAGCATGTGTTCCAACAAAGCCAGTGGCACACCACAATCCTGCAATTCTCGAACTTGCTTCTTAAATAAATTCAATTTTGTACGAGTCTCATAGTCTAAAGACTCAAACATATTATCCGCATAATCCTCGTTCTTCTCACACCGAGAACAATATACGCCATTATGACCTATTCCGCCACCATCGAAACTAACACCGCCTAAGAATCTATATTCTTTTGCATTCTGTTTATGTGCTTCTAGTATTTCCTTTATCTGGGTCTTATATGTAAGCACCTTATTATCCATACCCGCTAATGGATAATATTCATAAATAGATATACCATCTTCCAATGTTTCTTTGTGAAACAGAAAGCCTGGTTTCAGGAATCTGGCATCATCTGGGTCTTCTAGGAAATTCAACAAATCTGTAGTTTTGATGTCTGGGACATTATTCAACAGATTCTTTGATAAAAATGGAATCTGATAAAGTACATTCTTCCTCTTTTTTATTTTCTTTGAAACGCTTGGCAAATAAGTCAAATCCTCAAACCCACATTCATATGTATGAAACACCCATCTCTGCAACCACCATCCCCATCTGCGCAGATAGCGGTTCATCTTCTTATGATACTCATTCTCAATATAGACAGCACCCCTCAGATGGCCACCAGGAATATTCCGGAAGCGCACCAAACATGAACTGCATCTGAATCTTATTTTATTACTATCAATCATGGCAATTATCCTATTATCGCAATCGCATATTTTGAATGCTTTAATGATTCATCAAATACTATACTATCAATTTGAGGCCAATACTCATAAATAAATCCATGCGTTATCGTCTTCTGTTCCGTAGGATCAGCACCTATACACAAATATGGACTCAGTCGTAAAGTTCTCAAATCCTTGCAAGAAGAGAACGCCTCCTGTTTGACATTCGTTACAAAGCTGGGGATTGTATATTCCTTTTCTTTCGAGAAGCAAAACACCAAACATACATTCGAAAGTCTTGGAATACCCCATAAAAGAGAATCTCCCATAGTCCAAAACATACTCTCTGGTAATGGACATTCTGATGTAGAGATATCGACCTGATCAGAGTATTTTTCCCACAAATCTTGATAGAATTTCATTCTTTCCTCGCTCATTGCAGGCATAGTTATCCTTTTTATATTCCAACATCCTTTGCAGCAACTACCTCCGAAATCCTTGATTGTTGATGAAAAATGAATATGCTCCAGTGAATGGCACCCGTCAAAGGTTCCAATTTGTATTCTCTTCATCGTCTCTGGCATGATAAATTCTTTCAGAGAACGACAATCCTCAAAAGCCTTTTCACCAACGACCTGAAGTTGTTCGTTCGTTTTTATGTATTCTAAGGAATAGCAACGTCTGAAGGCTTCTTCGCAAATTGTTATCATAGTTTCTGGAAGAACTATATCATGTAGTTTTCTGCAATTATCAAACATACGATATGGAATATACTGCATCTTTGCAGATAATACGACACGCTCTAATGATGAACAATCTGTAAACGCATATTCCTCTACGGCATATACAGAATCAGGAATTACAACTTCCTTAAGCGACACACATTGAGAGAATGCACTATTGCCTATTCGCTTCAGCGTTTTCGGCAATCCCACGTGCCTCAGCTTTGTACAATGCGAGAAACATCGGTGGTAGATATTCTCCACCCCTTCTGGAATATCATATTCCTCAACACTTTCATCAACATATAATAGTGTGCGCTTTTCTGCTCCATATACAGCCACACCATCAACGACTTGAGCATCTGGCCAGGCTTCCCATTCTGTGAATCGTTTCAGCCTGCCTTTTGGCAGTTTTTCTTCCATCCTATTCTCCCTCTCTTTCTTTTTGTTTCTCTGCTCTTCTTCGTAGTCATCCGTCTGAAAATGCTTTCTAAACGATGTTTTGAATCCCAGTTCCTTTGCCTCCATCAGCATACAGATTCCTTTATAGAATGGTACTATCAAAAAGAAGTAGATTATAAGAAAGGGAAGTAAAACTAGCGTAATAACACATGCAAAAAGGAATAAATGCATGCCGCCCGTGTCCTCTATCTCTTCCCTCAGCCAATCTTGTATTTCAAACAGTTTATACTTAATTTTTATCATTCTTCATGTTTCTAAGTTGCTTCATCGCCTTGTCGAATAACGTTTATATTCGTTGAATAGTCTTACATCTCACTTCTGCCCTCATACATCATCCATTCCTCAATCTCGCACATCTGTCGCTTTTCCCATACTCTAGATATACTCATTAAGTATGACTATAGTATGGCAAGAACGAACTTGCTATTTCAAAAGAAAGAATAGAATTGCTGCAATAGCTGCAAGTGATATGGCATTAACGATCAAGCTGTACTTCAGCTTTGTTTGAATTTCAACTAATGAGTCCTTATATTCTTCTGTTGCATTGGAAAGTTTCTCGGTTGCAGCGGTAGATGCATTAATGACAGTTTCCCTATCTTTCTCAAACGCCTTTACTTTCTGAGAATAATCCTTGCCGATGGTATCGACAAGTTCCTGAATCTTAGTAGTAATAGTGCCGAGTTTACTGACATACTCGGCGGTAGTTGAATTAAGGCCATCATAAGAATTGACAGTCTTTTCTACTTGTTGTTTGGCAGATTGAATATCTGTTAGAACAGATTTCATCCTTTCAAGGGATTTCATCAAATCGTTAGTTTCCATAATCGGTATATTTTTATAATTTAACTCAGATATCTGTTTCGGAATGCTTCAAGCCATTCGGTTTGTTCTTCAATTTCTGCAACAAGTCCCCATTCATTTAACTTATCTATAAAACGTTTGGGCATGGCATCTTTATGGTAAATGTCCCATGAGAACTTTATCATACTTTTATGAAAAAGTTCTTTATCTTTTGTTAGAGTCTTAAAAGATTTGTATCCATCAATATAACTCTTTTTCAGTTCATCATATAAAGCAGGATTGTTATAGCCTTTAAGATAAAGCAGGCAATAGGCATTTAAGAATAGCAATGAGGGGGCAGGAGTCTTAAATGAACGGTGAGTTATTAATCGTATAGCACCGCGTAAATGCTTTATACTATCAATAGGAGAACCAGCAGAACCCACCACATCGTCATCAACAACTCTAATATATTTGTCAACCATTTTATAATAATCACTCACATCCGTAAATTCTACATCATCTTTGTTTACTAAATCATCCGTTAATGAGAAAAGCTCTCCATTTGGGGCATGATAGTCGTGGCGAGCATATTTCGAATTGAAATAAAAATATAGGTCATCTTTCATTTCTTCATTTAGCTCCAGCCATTGAGTATCAGGCACAGAACCATTCATACAGAAATCGCGTATGTCGTCTAATGCATTTTTACGCCTAATTGCAATTTTTTCATAGACAAACTCTGTAAGATATGCTAAGCATTTATGTATTTCATTTTCGCCTCTCATTTCTTTTGCTTTGCTAACCTCTTGTTCAGCTTTTGCATCAGAATAATAACGCATCAAGAAATCTTTAAGCCTTTCGTAATATCCTCCATCTGGCAATTTAGTTGATACTATTCTATAATAACCACTGTCTTTGCCTTCATACTTTTGAGTAAAATCATCAATGAGACCTATACAACACATCCTATATATTGCTTTAGCAACATCAGCACTATCTTCTTTTGTATATTGAACAAATATAACCAATTGCTCTTTTTCCGGTAGTTGTTGTAGTGGAGCGAGGAAACCAATAGAATCATTTGTTGGTTTCGCTTCTTGGGAATCGCCAATGAAATATTTTATTGGTTTAAGACTCATTATTGTATGCATGGCCATTTTCTCCTCATAACTTCCTTTGAAATTGTTGTCAAAGAAATACATGTTGGTTTCATAGTCAGGAGAAAGATATTCAATGCATTCTTTGGAAATATACAATTTGAATTGCTTCAAATAAGCTTGAAATTCTTGATTAAATAGCCAAGTTCCACGATACTGAGGATCAACCATTCGTAGTTTGCATGATTGATAATGTTTACATTCTCCACACTTATTAAAAGCAAATGCCTTGTTATCTATAGTACAACGAAGCTTTATCATATCAGAATTGGGAGTACAGATGTCTATTTGGCTTTCTGGTATGTTGAGATTAAAGTAGCTAATCACTTTTTGCAAATCATCATACTTAAACCACTTGTTCCGAATAAGCCCAATGGGATACGGCCCATTGAAGTTCCGATTAATTCTTGCAAGTTTATAATCAGACAAGAGGATCACAGCTAATGCCATCCTTCGATCACGACCAGCACGACCCGCTTCTTGTACGAAACTCTCTAATGAACTCGAATAGTTCATGTTGATAGTAAAACGCACATTTGGTTTATCTATTCCCATTCCAAATGCCTTTGTGGCAACCATTAAAGGAGATTTGTTATCACGGAAAATATTCATAAATTCCATTGACATATCATCCATGTCATCTGCATTTCCACCTCCCATGAAAGTCGCTATTGAAGGAATAAAACTTTTCAATTTCGATGCATTGACGTTTACACTCAATCCTGTCGTGTTTTTATGTGGACAAAATACGATTCCGCTTTGAGAATAGTTTGAATGTTTAGTATAGAATCTATCATCCAACTGTGTTGTCAAGTCAGCTAAGGCTATTTCAGGACTCGCTTCTCTGTCGTTAAAATGTTCCTTAATCTGCTCAATATTGGTAGCGGATTGTAATTCTCTAATATATTGAGGTATTTTTGTAATATATGATACCAAGAAATCTGATTTACTCTTTTGGGCATCATCTCCTATTCGGAACGTGTCGATGGGATAAGGTAAAGGCCAATCAGTAGATCCATTCTCTATCTTTTCAACAAAGAACTTGTCTGGCTGAAAGCATACAGGGACTCTTTCTACCTTATATTGCAACTCCAATCTGTTACAATTTTCATAACGGACTATTGTGTCTTCTGAAAGCGGGAAAGCTCCATTTCCAGAGAGTTCACGTTCAACATCAGCTAGAACATCAAAAGAAGCTGTTGCTGTCAAACCAAACAAAGTGATGTGCGAAGAATGCTTATCATCATTTTTAGGCAAAACATATTGATATAGGTTTCTTCCCAAATGAAGATAACTGAATCTGAAATCTTGTCCCCATTCTGACACACAATGGACTTCGTCAATAACACCATAACAAAAATAGACTCCAAGTTGCTGCATATTTTTCAACCGTTGGCGGAATTTGTAAATGCAAAGTCGTTCTGGGGACAAAAAGACCATGAGCAATCTTGAATATTCCATCATACTCTCTCGTTGTTCTCGCTCGCAAGAACCAAGAGTCGCATTAATAAAAGTACAACAATCAATTCCATTCTTTAGCAGTCCTTCATATTGGTCTGCCATCAATGACCGCAAAGGATCAACGATAACAGTGACACCAGGCTGCAAAAGTGCAGCTAGTTGGTAAGTCAGCGATTTTCCGCCGCCTGTTGGCAACAAGCCAATTACGCTTTGTAACTGCAAAGCTTGTGATAATATAGGTAATTGCCCTGGACGGAAATCATCCTTGCGGAACAAAAGTCGAAGGAAATATCTAATATCATTAATACGTTCAGATATGCTTTCGTGTTCTCCTTGTTCATTTCTATACGTTAATGCCTTATATTTGATACGGTCAGATGTATAAATAATACGTTCAGCTACATGCCTTTTGGAAGAACGAACATTGAAATAACAATTATTATTTGCCTTATATTCAGAGAACTTTACGTGTTGGGCATCAGCGTATTCTTCAAAAGAATGATCTATGACCATATCCCACTCTTTTTCGAGAATAGTCTTGGTTGAACATTTAAATACCTTTTTGCCTAAGTGAAGTCCTGAGTCTGAA containing:
- a CDS encoding leucine-rich repeat domain-containing protein, producing the protein MIKIKYKLFEIQDWLREEIEDTGGMHLFLFACVITLVLLPFLIIYFFLIVPFYKGICMLMEAKELGFKTSFRKHFQTDDYEEEQRNKKKERENRMEEKLPKGRLKRFTEWEAWPDAQVVDGVAVYGAEKRTLLYVDESVEEYDIPEGVENIYHRCFSHCTKLRHVGLPKTLKRIGNSAFSQCVSLKEVVIPDSVYAVEEYAFTDCSSLERVVLSAKMQYIPYRMFDNCRKLHDIVLPETMITICEEAFRRCYSLEYIKTNEQLQVVGEKAFEDCRSLKEFIMPETMKRIQIGTFDGCHSLEHIHFSSTIKDFGGSCCKGCWNIKRITMPAMSEERMKFYQDLWEKYSDQVDISTSECPLPESMFWTMGDSLLWGIPRLSNVCLVFCFSKEKEYTIPSFVTNVKQEAFSSCKDLRTLRLSPYLCIGADPTEQKTITHGFIYEYWPQIDSIVFDESLKHSKYAIAIIG
- a CDS encoding DEAD/DEAH box helicase produces the protein MSNYRKIIKKLSSVKIDDIISTASSCVPIQYRACPWIPTDHGRKVLKEEWELDCYMAAYGEMHRHKLFDALEHFPFSELDEDFEIYDWACGQGMASLCFNEMLRKFRINGKLKKITLVEPSDVAIERAHFNIQSTIPSIPVALKKCYLPSDNILDGFQYIDEIGVKCPIAIHLFSNILDIASVSLKKMAQLLSHPHCRSYVICVGYYSAQNPRLRYFHNWFDLSRGGILYQDIKPWMGTLPNGHSYTGEVSCFKMTQGERNSVLLPVAFFPAQQFNAAFRIDIIEEWEREANRQIVKEKSFFDVLAPFDIGAHIYDDVHPILAVLNNIITRGLPTKASPFVEEVFQSVFKCSYRENQLGTLKYLGNNHISGNTSEFDLLWKVPICVARIEKTLLEAIICGKLDLNTNKWNILAVEKDYPCVALAISEICEMVNHLSSLTTDYGDYHLPEINLTIINKEYSDSGLHLGKKVFKCSTKTILEKEWDMVIDHSFEEYADAQHVKFSEYKANNNCYFNVRSSKRHVAERIIYTSDRIKYKALTYRNEQGEHESISERINDIRYFLRLLFRKDDFRPGQLPILSQALQLQSVIGLLPTGGGKSLTYQLAALLQPGVTVIVDPLRSLMADQYEGLLKNGIDCCTFINATLGSCEREQRESMMEYSRLLMVFLSPERLCIYKFRQRLKNMQQLGVYFCYGVIDEVHCVSEWGQDFRFSYLHLGRNLYQYVLPKNDDKHSSHITLFGLTATASFDVLADVERELSGNGAFPLSEDTIVRYENCNRLELQYKVERVPVCFQPDKFFVEKIENGSTDWPLPYPIDTFRIGDDAQKSKSDFLVSYITKIPQYIRELQSATNIEQIKEHFNDREASPEIALADLTTQLDDRFYTKHSNYSQSGIVFCPHKNTTGLSVNVNASKLKSFIPSIATFMGGGNADDMDDMSMEFMNIFRDNKSPLMVATKAFGMGIDKPNVRFTINMNYSSSLESFVQEAGRAGRDRRMALAVILLSDYKLARINRNFNGPYPIGLIRNKWFKYDDLQKVISYFNLNIPESQIDICTPNSDMIKLRCTIDNKAFAFNKCGECKHYQSCKLRMVDPQYRGTWLFNQEFQAYLKQFKLYISKECIEYLSPDYETNMYFFDNNFKGSYEEKMAMHTIMSLKPIKYFIGDSQEAKPTNDSIGFLAPLQQLPEKEQLVIFVQYTKEDSADVAKAIYRMCCIGLIDDFTQKYEGKDSGYYRIVSTKLPDGGYYERLKDFLMRYYSDAKAEQEVSKAKEMRGENEIHKCLAYLTEFVYEKIAIRRKNALDDIRDFCMNGSVPDTQWLELNEEMKDDLYFYFNSKYARHDYHAPNGELFSLTDDLVNKDDVEFTDVSDYYKMVDKYIRVVDDDVVGSAGSPIDSIKHLRGAIRLITHRSFKTPAPSLLFLNAYCLLYLKGYNNPALYDELKKSYIDGYKSFKTLTKDKELFHKSMIKFSWDIYHKDAMPKRFIDKLNEWGLVAEIEEQTEWLEAFRNRYLS